One stretch of Rathayibacter festucae DSM 15932 DNA includes these proteins:
- a CDS encoding 2-dehydropantoate 2-reductase has translation MRILIVGAGATGGAFGTRLQEAGRDVTYLVRAGRAESLRRDGLRFVSPSEDRTLDVTTLVVGEEAPAFDLVLVTVKASALHNAVADVRAWVDAETLVLPILNGMAHIDLLETEFPGRVLGGSAKIVATLDGGAVRQMTGLSVLTIGSLTDAPVPAHVAETLDVPGIDLRVSDDVLSALWEKWVFIAAAGVVTCLFRSAIGPALEAGALPWILDAIEEAETVADAAGLPVSAAAHEQSLAILTEEGSAFTTSLYRDLVAGLPTEAEHLLGDLARRARELSVPTPLLDLTLVQIRAGVPAQAPAIAAEASR, from the coding sequence GTGCGGATTCTCATCGTCGGAGCGGGCGCGACCGGTGGTGCGTTCGGGACCCGCCTGCAGGAAGCCGGCCGCGACGTCACCTACCTGGTGCGTGCCGGCAGGGCCGAGTCGCTGCGGAGAGACGGACTCCGCTTCGTCTCGCCGTCGGAGGACCGCACCCTCGACGTGACGACACTGGTCGTGGGGGAGGAGGCGCCCGCCTTCGATCTGGTGCTCGTGACGGTCAAGGCGTCGGCGTTGCACAACGCCGTGGCCGATGTCCGTGCCTGGGTCGACGCGGAGACGCTCGTGCTGCCGATCCTCAACGGCATGGCGCACATCGACCTGCTGGAGACCGAGTTCCCCGGGCGAGTGCTCGGCGGCTCGGCCAAGATCGTCGCGACTCTCGACGGCGGCGCGGTCCGCCAGATGACCGGGCTCTCGGTGCTCACGATCGGCTCGCTGACGGACGCACCGGTGCCGGCTCACGTGGCCGAGACGCTCGACGTCCCCGGTATCGACCTGCGGGTGTCCGATGACGTGCTCTCCGCACTGTGGGAGAAGTGGGTCTTCATCGCCGCAGCGGGCGTCGTCACCTGCCTCTTCCGCAGCGCGATCGGCCCGGCTCTCGAGGCGGGCGCTCTCCCGTGGATCCTCGACGCGATCGAGGAGGCGGAGACCGTCGCCGACGCGGCAGGCCTGCCGGTGTCCGCCGCGGCGCACGAGCAGTCCCTCGCGATCCTCACCGAGGAGGGGTCCGCCTTCACGACCTCGCTCTACCGCGACCTCGTCGCAGGCCTGCCCACCGAGGCCGAGCACCTGCTCGGCGACCTCGCTCGCCGAGCGCGGGAGCTGAGCGTCCCGACGCCGCTCCTCGACCTCACCCTCGTGCAGATCCGAGCGGGAGTTCCGGCTCAGGCGCCCGCCATCGCCGCTGAAGCGTCCCGCTAG
- a CDS encoding Csu type fimbrial protein has translation MRSRSALALSLLAGGVLAVAAPSASYAASSTSSIPVSARIASSATLSASPLDFGNYAGAAVNATSTITVTSTNGTMYSVAVGNGTNSQDPSGRRLNSGAGASMLMYQVYTDSARTNVWGSSAGGVVQQVGTGSAQTLTVYGTIPAGQNSPVGSYSDTLTATVTY, from the coding sequence GTGCGTTCCCGTTCTGCTCTCGCCCTCTCCCTCCTCGCGGGAGGCGTCCTCGCGGTCGCCGCGCCCAGCGCGTCCTACGCGGCGTCGAGCACGTCGAGCATCCCCGTCTCGGCGAGGATCGCCAGCAGCGCGACCCTGAGCGCGTCTCCGCTCGATTTCGGCAACTACGCCGGTGCCGCCGTCAACGCGACCTCCACGATCACGGTGACCTCGACGAACGGGACGATGTACTCCGTCGCTGTCGGAAACGGCACCAACTCCCAGGACCCGTCCGGACGCCGTCTCAACTCGGGGGCTGGCGCGTCCATGCTCATGTATCAGGTGTACACGGACTCGGCCAGAACGAACGTCTGGGGCTCCTCCGCGGGTGGCGTCGTCCAGCAAGTGGGCACCGGGTCCGCGCAGACGCTGACCGTCTACGGGACGATCCCGGCGGGACAGAACTCGCCGGTCGGCAGCTACTCCGACACTCTGACGGCGACCGTCACCTACTGA